One window of the Xiphias gladius isolate SHS-SW01 ecotype Sanya breed wild chromosome 11, ASM1685928v1, whole genome shotgun sequence genome contains the following:
- the LOC120796966 gene encoding guanine nucleotide-binding protein G(I)/G(S)/G(O) subunit gamma-4 — MKDGIANNSTASISQARKAVEQLKMEACMDRIKVSKAAADLMAYCDAHIREDPLIVPVPASENPFREKKFFCTIL; from the exons ATGAAGGACGGTATCGCCAACAACAGCACGGCCAGCATCTCCCAAGCCAGGAAAGCCGTGGAGCAGCTGAAGATGGAGGCCTGCATGGACAGGATAAAG GTATCCAAAGCAGCTGCAGACCTGATGGCGTACTGCGACGCCCACATACGCGAGGACCCTCTCATCGTGCCCGTCCCCGCCTCTGAGAACCCTTTCCGGGAGAAGAAGTTCTTCTGCACCATCCTCTGA